The Apis mellifera strain DH4 linkage group LG8, Amel_HAv3.1, whole genome shotgun sequence genome contains a region encoding:
- the LOC413914 gene encoding carbohydrate sulfotransferase 11 isoform X2: MEEAAIAETEKRLYERRKFLADKCAKEGLDRPGNDSLHRPNAWEFLVNREYHLIWCNVFKAASTSWMYNFNLLAGYSPQFLKASKAVPVSLARQKYPRYTADELNKFLNDSISFLIVRHPFERLLSAYRDKLEHSLPHTFHSNLGAHIVWNYRSRDPKTNGRHGPRYPLFEEFVQWLLCQWKAGNELDMHWTPVVIFCTPCQVRFDVIAKFETLHEDQDYLIKQAHVGHIIKPEWKNPTRGVQTKDVIKNYFAQLSKSQIKDLYEMFRYDFVLFGYSPDEYIALGRDENTVLICKN, from the exons ATGGAAGAAGCAGCAATCGCTGAAACTGAAAAACGATtgtatgaaagaagaaaatttttggcaGATAAATGCGCTAAAGAAGGTTTAGATCGACCTGGAAACGATTCTCTTCATAGACCTAATGCTTGGGAATTTCTTGTAAATAGAGAATACCATTTAATATGGTGTAATGTTTTCAAAGCAGCCTCTACCTCTtggatgtataattttaatctactcgcggg atatagcCCGCAATTCTTAAAGGCCTCAAAAGCAGTACCTGTTTCTTTAGCAAGGCAGAAATATCCCAGATATACAGCAGATGAGTTAAACAAGTTCCTAAATGACAGCATCAGTTTTTTGATAGTAAGGCACCCATTTGAGAGATTGCTCAGTGCCTACAGAGATAAATTGGAGCATAGCTTGCCACACACATTTCATAGCAATCTTGGAGCTCATATTGTTTGGAACTATAGATCTAGg GATCCAAAGACAAATGGACGACATGGTCCAAGGTATCcactttttgaagaatttgtaCAGTGGTTATTATGTCAATGGAAAGCTGGAAATGAGCTTGATATGCATTGGACTCCAGTTGTGATTTTTTGCACACCCTGTCAAGTGCGATTTGACGTAATTGCTAAATTTGAAACGCTCCAC GAAGATCAAGATTATCTTATAAAACAAGCCCATGTAGGGCATATCATTAAGCCAGAATGGAAGAATCCTACAAGAGGTGTTCAAACGAAGGatgtaataaagaattatttcgcTCAATTATCGAAATCTCAAATTAAAGATCTTTATGAGATGTTTAG atacGATTTTGTGCTTTTTGGATATTCTCCCGATGAATATATAGCACTTGGAAGAGATGAAAACACGGTATTaatctgtaaaaattaa
- the LOC413914 gene encoding carbohydrate sulfotransferase 11 isoform X1: MSTPIRYEYRRKIVHREKMTLRRYVFAAIRRTLLAAGILTLLVLLLSSQDADNNVHQGLLLEEDSNLTPEEKLMEEAAIAETEKRLYERRKFLADKCAKEGLDRPGNDSLHRPNAWEFLVNREYHLIWCNVFKAASTSWMYNFNLLAGYSPQFLKASKAVPVSLARQKYPRYTADELNKFLNDSISFLIVRHPFERLLSAYRDKLEHSLPHTFHSNLGAHIVWNYRSRDPKTNGRHGPRYPLFEEFVQWLLCQWKAGNELDMHWTPVVIFCTPCQVRFDVIAKFETLHEDQDYLIKQAHVGHIIKPEWKNPTRGVQTKDVIKNYFAQLSKSQIKDLYEMFRYDFVLFGYSPDEYIALGRDENTVLICKN, translated from the exons ATGTCCACGCCAA TTCGATAtgaatatagaagaaaaattgtacatcGGGAGAAGATGACATTGCGACGATATGTGTTCGCGGCGATTAGGCGAACACTGCTGGCTGCTGGTATCTTGACTTTGTTGGTGTTACTTCTATCTAGTCAGGATGCCGACAACAATGTGCACCAAGGGCTTTTGTTGGAG GAGGATTCAAATCTGACACCAGAGGAAAAGTTGATGGAAGAAGCAGCAATCGCTGAAACTGAAAAACGATtgtatgaaagaagaaaatttttggcaGATAAATGCGCTAAAGAAGGTTTAGATCGACCTGGAAACGATTCTCTTCATAGACCTAATGCTTGGGAATTTCTTGTAAATAGAGAATACCATTTAATATGGTGTAATGTTTTCAAAGCAGCCTCTACCTCTtggatgtataattttaatctactcgcggg atatagcCCGCAATTCTTAAAGGCCTCAAAAGCAGTACCTGTTTCTTTAGCAAGGCAGAAATATCCCAGATATACAGCAGATGAGTTAAACAAGTTCCTAAATGACAGCATCAGTTTTTTGATAGTAAGGCACCCATTTGAGAGATTGCTCAGTGCCTACAGAGATAAATTGGAGCATAGCTTGCCACACACATTTCATAGCAATCTTGGAGCTCATATTGTTTGGAACTATAGATCTAGg GATCCAAAGACAAATGGACGACATGGTCCAAGGTATCcactttttgaagaatttgtaCAGTGGTTATTATGTCAATGGAAAGCTGGAAATGAGCTTGATATGCATTGGACTCCAGTTGTGATTTTTTGCACACCCTGTCAAGTGCGATTTGACGTAATTGCTAAATTTGAAACGCTCCAC GAAGATCAAGATTATCTTATAAAACAAGCCCATGTAGGGCATATCATTAAGCCAGAATGGAAGAATCCTACAAGAGGTGTTCAAACGAAGGatgtaataaagaattatttcgcTCAATTATCGAAATCTCAAATTAAAGATCTTTATGAGATGTTTAG atacGATTTTGTGCTTTTTGGATATTCTCCCGATGAATATATAGCACTTGGAAGAGATGAAAACACGGTATTaatctgtaaaaattaa